TGGAAGAACAAGGCGTGCCGGTTGACGGCTATAAGATCTCGGTGGAGACGTCGGCCGCCGGCATTACCGTGTTCTTCCTCGATCCGAAGGACTGCGGCTCGGGTTGGCGAGGAAACTGCGGCGATATGGCGGGCTTCGAAGCGGAGCTGACGGCGGACGGCAAGCAGGTCCTCAAATCTCACTTCATCCGGTAAGCCCCCAAAAGCCGAAGGCCGCGCACCTTTCGGTCTCGCGGCCTCCTAGCCTCACGACGGCACTGCGACTATCCGGCTTTCGGTCGGTGACCTGCCGCTGCGGTGGCCGTGATCGCCGTATCCAGTTCCAGGGCCGTCAACAGGCGCATCAGTTGCTGACTGGACAAATTCCTCAGCCGGCCATTGAGCAGAGCGGAGACCGTCGGTTGATCGATCTCCATGAGCGCGGCAGCAGCCTTTTGAGTCAGGCGGCGATGCTTGATGATGCGCCATATATGGTGCGCCAATTGTGCCTTGGCGAGTTCCTCTTCGGGTTCGGTAAGACCCAGATCGGCGAACACATTGCCGCTGCCGGCGGTCACGGACATTCGGGATTTCCGCTTTTTGACCATTGGCCATGATCCTCTCTGGCGCGCTCGAGCCGGCGTCCGCAGGGCAACGGGGATGCGGTGAGGCGACTAGGCTCGTGGTGCCGATCGTCGCGACCGCTTGCGTGCCACGCTAGGCGCTGCGGCCCTGGTCCGTCGGGGCGACGAGGCAAGCGCGTAGGGGCCGATCAACGCCTCGGCTGGAATCTTCAATGTACGATGCAGGCGCCAGATCATGGGCAAAGTGAGATGCCGCTTGCGCGCCAGAATCTCGGAGACGCGCGCTCTCGATCCCAGAATTGGCTCGAGCTGCGCACGCGTCACGCCGCGTTGTTCCATGGCAAATTCGATGGCGGCGACGGGGTCGGGCGGATCGATCGGCCAGTGCCGGTTCTCATAATCGCCGATCACCAACGCAAGGAGATCGAAGCGATCGCCTTCGCGTGATCCCGGTACCGGCTCCTTCTCGAAGTAGCGCTCGATCTCCTTCAGCGCGGCGTCGTAGTCGGCTTCATTCTTGAGCGGACGGATCTGCATCAGACGGTCCTCGGGTCGATGTCGTCATAGTCTGCGTGAGTGCCGATGAACTTCACCAGAACGCGCTGGTAGGTGTAGGAGACATGCACGACCAGCCGGTATTTGTTCCCGCCGATGTCGAAGATCACCCGGTTGTCGCTGACGAAATCGGCCGTCCCGTAACGGGCCTTGATGTCGGCAGACCCCTTCCACGAGGATTTGGCGACGACGGCGTACCAGCTGCGCAGCGGAGCCTCGGCTTGGGGATGCTTCGCCCAGAACTGTTTCAAGGTCCGGCGGGCGATGATCTGCATGGTGGCACTTTAGGATGTTCCCATTGTGGGAACAAGCTAAATCCGATGGTGGGAACAAAGAGGCGGGGGGTGCCGTAACGCCACCGTGGCTGTAGGTTTGTCCCCCAAAAGCCGAAGGCCGCGCACCTTTCGGTGTCGCGGCCTCCTAGCCTCTCGACGGCGCTGGGGCTAACCCCGCGCCGGAGCGCGTGCGAGCGCTCCCTACTTGATCTTGTATTCCTTGAACGCGACATGCTTGCGCGCGACCGGATCGTACTTCTTGAACTCGAGCTTCTCGGTCTTCGTGCGCGGGTTCTTCTTGGTCACGTAATAGAAGCCGGTGTCGGCCGTGCTGACCAATTTGATGAGGATCGTGCTGCTCTTGGCCATGGTGGGCCGCTCCTGAAAACCGCTTCAAAACAGGCGGCGGAAGATAAGCGTTTCCCGGTTTAAGTCAAGTTTTCCGGGGGGTTGTCGGGGGTGGCGGAACGCCCCGGCGGCCGGTCTCGGCCTAGCCCCGGCGGGGCTTGGCTACATCCTTGATATAGCGGAACAAAGCGGGATTCTCGGCGCCCGGGCGGTGGCCCCGCTGCCAGCGCCGGAGAGCCTCCGCCAGCACATATTCGGTCACATCGACCAGGTTCATGCTCGCCATGGCCTCGACCGGGCGCCAGGCCAGATCCACGAGCTCGCCATCGCCGGCGAGCTGGCCCTGGGCCGCCGCCCCGTCGCCCAGGAAGAAGCGGCTGTTATAGCGCCGGTGCGAGCTCCGGGGCGTGATCGCCCGGCAGATGAAATCGAACGCCTCGAAGCGGGGCGCCAGGCCGCGCTCGGCGAACTGGCGCCAGATGTCGGCCCTGGGCGGATGGGCGGGCTGCGGGCCGGGCGCCCCAATCAGCAGGCCCGTCTCCTCGAAGGTCTCGCGAATGGCGGCGCGCAGGTAAGTGGCGGGACGCTTGCGCGGCGCCGCCCGGCGCAGCGCGGTCTCGACCCCCGGGGCCAGATGCTCCTCGAAGCCGGAGGGCAGCCGGTCTTGCGGATCCACGCGCCCGCCCGGGAAGACATAGATGTCGGGCAGGAACTTCGCCTTGCCATGGCGGCGTCCCATCAGCACCTCGGGGCCGCCATGGGCGCCCTCGCGCAGCAGGACGATGCCCGCCGCGTCGACCGGCCTGACCAGAGGGATCGTCTCGGTCACCGGGAGCCGACCGTGTCGCTCGTCATGTTTCGACCGCTTCGCTCCGGGCTATGGAGCCTGCGTGACGGCGGCGGCTTCGGCGGCATCGGCCGGCGAGGGTGACTCGCCCAACGCCACCGCACGGGTGTAGAGCAGCGGCTTGTGGATCAGGTCCAGCGCCATCTCGACATCGGTCGCGGGTTCCGACTTCACCTGCGGGCAGGTCTTGCGCAGCTTGTCCATCTCGGCCGTGTCGGTGGGTTTCAGCGCGTTGCGCTCGGCCACGGGGATGGCCCGCAGCTCGTTATGCTCGAGCTCGGTCATCAGCTCCGACGGGCTGTGGCCGTTGGTGCAGATCGACGGCAACACGCCGAGCTTGTTCAAGGTATAGCCCGAGGGCGCATGGAAGCGCGCCCAGGTGAGGGTCAGCTCGCCGCTGTTGGGCAGGCGCAGCACCGTCTGCACCGTTCCCTTGCCGTAGGAGTTGCTGCCGATCACGACCGCGCGGCCGCTGTCCTGCAGCGCCGCCGCCACGATTTCCGAGGCCGAGGCGGAGTTGCCATTGACCAGCACCACGATCGGCCGGCCGTCGGCGAGGTCGCCCGCGGTCGCTTCGAAATACTGATGGCTGTCGGGATGGCGGCCATGGGTCGAGACGATGCGGCCCTTCTGCATGAAGACGTCGGAGACCGCGACCGCTTCGTCCAGGAGCCCGCCCGGATTGCTGCGCAGGTCCAGCACATAGCCGGTGATGTTGGCGGCGCCGATCTCCGACTTCGCATGGGAGATCTCGCGCTCCAGGCTTTCGGAGGTGTCGGAATTGAAGCCGTAGATATGGAAATAGGCGACGTTGCCTTCGGGGTGATAGACCACCGTCTCCGGCACCACATGGGCGCGCGACAGCAGGATCGTCGTCGGTACGGTGGTGTCGGCCTTCAGCAGCTTCAGCTCGACGCGGCTGTCCACGGGCCCGCGCAGCTTGTCCACCACCTGGTGCTGGTCGAGCCCCGCCACATCCTGCCCGTCGATCGCGAGGATGATGTCGTCGGTCTGCAGGCCGGCGCGCTGGGCCGGCGTGTAGTTCATGACCGAGATGATGCGCACGCGGCTGTCGGCGACCGCGACCTTCACCCCGATCCCGCCGAAGCCGTCGCGCGAGGCGCGGTTCTCGTCGGCGTCGGCCGCGCTCGAATAGCGCGAGAAGCCGTCGAGCTTCGAGACCATGCCGTCGAACACCGCCTCGTAGATCTTCTCGGGCGGGGTCAGGGCCAGTTTCGCCGAATGGAGCTTCGCGGTCTCGACATAGCGGGCGGCGAGCTCGCCCCAGTCGGTCGCGTCATAGGCGGAGGGCGCATCGAAGCGAACCGATTCCTGGCCGTCGATGTCGAGCTCGACCTCGGTGCTGTTGCGCCGCAGGCCGATCGCCGGATCGAAGGCATCGAGGCGCTTCAAGCCCTCGACGGTGACGTCGCCCAGATTGATGCGGTCGATATAGACGGCGTCGATGTCGTTCAGGCCCGTCACGAACATGTCGCGGGTCTCGTCACGGTCGCCGGTGGCCGTGCCCGGGCCGTCCGTGCTGCCGCAGGCCGCGAGAGCCAACATCGTCATGAGCGCTGCCAGCGGCAGGAGCCGCGGCGCGCTGTTGATCAGTCTCCCACCCATCCGGGTGTCCTCATCACGATCGAAGTCGGGGCCAGGTCCCGCGCCTTGGTTACGAGCCGGCTGCCGGGCCGGATTGGCTGGCAGATTAGCAAAAAACGGCGAAAAGGCGACATATCTCCGCGCGACCTGCGGCATTTTTGCCGGAATTTCATGGAGATGGGCGCTGGGAACCGGTGTCGTTCCCAAAAACTTCACCCCCTTCCCCGACGGCGAAGCCGGCGAGCGGGAGGGGGTAGGGGGAGGGTATTCGATCCCGGGGCGAGACGAGTGAATCCCCTCCCCCAACTTTTGGGGGAGGGCAGGGAGGGGGATGGCTCGGTCCACGATCTCGTCGGGATGCGAAGGGGCCGATACCGAGCAGCCCCCTCCCCAACCCTCCCCCAAAAATTGGGGGAGGGGATTCCCTCGCCGCTTCGTCTGGACCTAGCGCTTCTTCTTCCCGCGCTTCGGGCCCTTGCCGCTCTTCGCGCGCGGTCCTTTGCCGGCGCCGCGGGGCGGGCTTTTGCGCTTGGCGCCGCCGCGCTTGCGCGAGGGGGGCGCGAAGCCGCCCGGCTTGCGCCCGTCCGGGCGGCCGCGCGGACGCGCTTCGGAAACGCGCAACGAGGTCGGCTCGGCGGCCGCGTCTTCGCCTTCGATGATATGGAGCAGCAGCCCGCCGGTGGCGGCGTCGGCCTGTATGAGGCGCAGATGGACCGGCTCGCCCAGCCGGTATTCGCGGCCCCAGCGCCGGCCGATCAGCGCATGGGCGCGTTCGTCATGGTCGTACCAGTCGTCGGGCAGGCTGCCCATCGGCACCAGCCCGCTGGCACCGGTATCTTCCAGGGTCACGAACAGGCCGAAGCGGGTGACGCCGTTGATGCGGCCCTTGAAGACCTGGCCCTCGCGATTGGCGAGAAAGGCGGCGGCATAGCGGTCCATCGCGTCGCGCTCGGCCGCGGCGGCGCGGCGCTCGGTCGAGGAAATATGCTGGCCCAGGCTCTCGAAATTCGCCTCGGCGTCCTTCGGCAGGCCGTCATCGCCGAAATGATGCGCGTCGATCAGCGCGCGATGGACCAGCAGGTCCGAATAGCGCCGGATCGGCGAGGTGAAATGCGCATAGCGCGAGAGGGCCAGGCCGAAATGGCCCAGGTTATGCGGGCTGTAATTGGCCTGGGCCTGGGTGCGCAGCACCAGGTCGTGGATCATCGCGGCGTAGGTGGTGCCGCGCACCTTCACCAGCAGCTCGGTGAACATCTTCGGCCGCAGCACCTGGCCCTTCGCGAGATTGAGGCCGAGGCCCTTGAGGCTTTCGCGCAGGGCGTCGACCTTGGCCGCGTCCGGCTGGTCATGGACGCGATACATCACCGGCTGGCGCTTGACCTCGAGCGTCTCGGCCGCGGCGACATTGGCCGCGATCATGAATTCCTCGATCAGCTTGTGGCTGTCGAGGCGCTCGCGCGGCGCGATCTTGAGGATATGGCCCTGCTCGTCGAGCACCACGCGCCGCTCGGGAATGTCGAGCTCGAGCGTGCCGCGCCGCTCGCGCTCGGCGAGCAGCGCCTTGAAGGCGCCATAGAGCGGCTTGACGACGGGCTCGAGCAGCGGGGCCGTGAGGTCGTCGGGCTGGCCGTCGATCGCCGCCTGCATGCGGGTGTAGGTGAGG
The nucleotide sequence above comes from Hypericibacter terrae. Encoded proteins:
- a CDS encoding type II toxin-antitoxin system HigB family toxin; this translates as MQIIARRTLKQFWAKHPQAEAPLRSWYAVVAKSSWKGSADIKARYGTADFVSDNRVIFDIGGNKYRLVVHVSYTYQRVLVKFIGTHADYDDIDPRTV
- a CDS encoding helix-turn-helix domain-containing protein; this translates as MSVTAGSGNVFADLGLTEPEEELAKAQLAHHIWRIIKHRRLTQKAAAALMEIDQPTVSALLNGRLRNLSSQQLMRLLTALELDTAITATAAAGHRPKAG
- a CDS encoding NUDIX hydrolase, producing the protein MTETIPLVRPVDAAGIVLLREGAHGGPEVLMGRRHGKAKFLPDIYVFPGGRVDPQDRLPSGFEEHLAPGVETALRRAAPRKRPATYLRAAIRETFEETGLLIGAPGPQPAHPPRADIWRQFAERGLAPRFEAFDFICRAITPRSSHRRYNSRFFLGDGAAAQGQLAGDGELVDLAWRPVEAMASMNLVDVTEYVLAEALRRWQRGHRPGAENPALFRYIKDVAKPRRG
- the rnr gene encoding ribonuclease R; the encoded protein is MVRGKAPSLPTREQILDFIRQSPTPVGKREIARAFQIKGADKIPLKALLKELAESGEVDRGRKRRMAPPGSLPEVAVLVIDGPDPDGDLLARPVSWASEEAPPRIEVAPERRGSPALAAGDRILARLSRTGADSYSARLIRQLVGQPSRIIGIFEKHPEGGGQLRPTDRRVKAEYRIMPPHTNGAEPGELVALEVLHTHRTGRLQGRVAERLGRFGEPRTISLIAIAEQEIPTRFTEDALTEARNAGPVTLGTRTDLRDMPLVTIDGEDARDFDDAVWATEDDDPKNSGGWQVVVAIADVAHYVTPGSALDRAARERGNSVYFPDRVVPMLPEELSNGWCSLKPNEDRGCLAVRMVFNDRGEKLSHRFYRGLMRSAARLTYTRMQAAIDGQPDDLTAPLLEPVVKPLYGAFKALLAERERRGTLELDIPERRVVLDEQGHILKIAPRERLDSHKLIEEFMIAANVAAAETLEVKRQPVMYRVHDQPDAAKVDALRESLKGLGLNLAKGQVLRPKMFTELLVKVRGTTYAAMIHDLVLRTQAQANYSPHNLGHFGLALSRYAHFTSPIRRYSDLLVHRALIDAHHFGDDGLPKDAEANFESLGQHISSTERRAAAAERDAMDRYAAAFLANREGQVFKGRINGVTRFGLFVTLEDTGASGLVPMGSLPDDWYDHDERAHALIGRRWGREYRLGEPVHLRLIQADAATGGLLLHIIEGEDAAAEPTSLRVSEARPRGRPDGRKPGGFAPPSRKRGGAKRKSPPRGAGKGPRAKSGKGPKRGKKKR
- a CDS encoding helix-turn-helix domain-containing protein — encoded protein: MQIRPLKNEADYDAALKEIERYFEKEPVPGSREGDRFDLLALVIGDYENRHWPIDPPDPVAAIEFAMEQRGVTRAQLEPILGSRARVSEILARKRHLTLPMIWRLHRTLKIPAEALIGPYALASSPRRTRAAAPSVARKRSRRSAPRA
- a CDS encoding S41 family peptidase — its product is MGGRLINSAPRLLPLAALMTMLALAACGSTDGPGTATGDRDETRDMFVTGLNDIDAVYIDRINLGDVTVEGLKRLDAFDPAIGLRRNSTEVELDIDGQESVRFDAPSAYDATDWGELAARYVETAKLHSAKLALTPPEKIYEAVFDGMVSKLDGFSRYSSAADADENRASRDGFGGIGVKVAVADSRVRIISVMNYTPAQRAGLQTDDIILAIDGQDVAGLDQHQVVDKLRGPVDSRVELKLLKADTTVPTTILLSRAHVVPETVVYHPEGNVAYFHIYGFNSDTSESLEREISHAKSEIGAANITGYVLDLRSNPGGLLDEAVAVSDVFMQKGRIVSTHGRHPDSHQYFEATAGDLADGRPIVVLVNGNSASASEIVAAALQDSGRAVVIGSNSYGKGTVQTVLRLPNSGELTLTWARFHAPSGYTLNKLGVLPSICTNGHSPSELMTELEHNELRAIPVAERNALKPTDTAEMDKLRKTCPQVKSEPATDVEMALDLIHKPLLYTRAVALGESPSPADAAEAAAVTQAP
- the rpmG gene encoding 50S ribosomal protein L33; its protein translation is MAKSSTILIKLVSTADTGFYYVTKKNPRTKTEKLEFKKYDPVARKHVAFKEYKIK